The Microbulbifer sp. TB1203 nucleotide sequence GTTATGATTACCTGACTTTTGAGGATATCGTCATGGATTCCGGTATCACGATACCGCTTTCTGATACCGTCCAGAATCGACTTCAACGTATGCTGTTCCTGGCCGGAGCCAAAGGCCTGGGCTTCGACAATGATCTGGTGTTCCTTATCGACGGCGGCGATACCGTTGTAGCCCTGTATTGTGCCTTTGCTGGTGGTCATTTTGGCGGATTCGTTATCGGTGATGTTGCTCTTTACTTCTTTCTGGTTCTTTCCTTGCCCCTTCCTTGGGGTTGCCGTCTTTAGGAACTGATCAATCTTGTCGAAGTGCTTTTGGAGGGTTTCAGTGGCCTGGGCGAGCTGCTTCTTTCGGTCTCGCTCTTTGGGCTTTCGCCCGTCGAGCCGTTTGTGCTCTTCGATGCAATGCCGGATCTTCTTCTGGATTTTGTCTCGCTTCTGTTCCAGTTCTTTGAAAGTGCCGGAATGCTCTTTGGAGGCGTCTGAGGGCATCTTGCAGCCGTCAATGGCAAAGAGTTCATTGCCCAGTAGGCCCTGCTGGTCGCAGACAAGCAGTACCTGCTCGAAGACAGACTCAATGGCGTCGGGGTAGCCGCTGACAAAGCTCGCGATACTGGTGAAGTGGGGGACGGTGTCGCAGGAAAGGGCTTTGAAGATGATGTTGTTTTCACATTGCCATTGGATCTCGCGGCTGGAGGTGATGCCTTTGGCGTAAGCAAACAGGATGATCTTGAGCAGAATCGCTGGATCGTAAGCGGCTCTGCCGCCCTGATCATTGCTGTATTTGTCGTAGAAGGGGAGAGGTCTATACGCCCGTCGATCAAACGGTGGAGAGTGAACTCGAAAGTGCCAGGCTGGAGTTGGTCTTCGAAGTTAATGACGACCATGGCGTCCTGGCTGTAGCTGTATTTTCTGAAATTTGGCATATCCCCTCCCTTTGAGGGTCAAATTTTACCAAAAAACGCTGGGTTTTAAGAGTTTTTCTACAGCCTGAACGTTGCCAGCTGGGGCGGCCTGCGCTGTTTATGCGCGTAGCGCATAGCGTAGGCCGTCCCGCGGAGGCGCGCAGCGCCGGAGCGTACAGCCTGGCCTTGTTATGGCGGACTACCACTGAGCTGACTTATGGCATTCAAGAGAGCCGCACTTTAAGGATTCTAAATGAGCCAGGTAACTTTTTAGTGCTTCCATTCTACTTTTTGTCATCTGCAAGATACAGTACTGCTCGTTCCATTCACCTCTTGCTATTGAAGATTTGTCCATGAATAGGCACGTACTATCTTTGAACTCAATCCATTTTTCTTGCGCTGACATAAACTCATTTTTTGCTTTGCTTGCACTTTCATTATTCTCGATCTGAGTCAGTACTTTTTCATAGATAGAGCTCAGCTCACTTTCTGCTTCTACAATTCTCAGATAGTTGCACCCTGTGACTCCCCAATTTGAACCGAGATCACAAGGCTTAACGAAAGTATCTCCTTTACATAATAAATCGCCAGAATGTTCCATGCCAGAACAGGCGCCTCCTTCTTCTGAAGCAAACACAACACCAGATAGAAAAAACAAAACAAGGAAAATATTTCTCATAAATACTGTCTCTACGTATTTGCCATAACGAGGCTGTAGAAAAACTCCGGCCTTTCGTTCTGGTTATATTTTGCCCAGAAAATCGCGCTCCTACGTGAATTCTGGACCTGTTTTGTATGGCGAAAAGCATTTCAGAGCACTCTCCGCACGAAAAATTTGCCACTTCAAGAAGTGCTCGAGTTTTTCTACAGCCTGAACGCCCGCAGCACGCGCGTTTTTTGAGCGCAGCGAAAAACACGTCGCCGTGGCTGCGCTTGTTATGCTTCGCGGATTTACAACTGAGATCGAACATATTTCTTGTAGTTACCGGTAATGAAGCCAATAGGCCCCATTCCCGGTAGAAATTTATCGAGAAAGAAATCTACACCGCTGAATATAGTTCCCGATATTGGTTCAAGAGAACCCAGTCCTGTAGAGGATAACCACCGCAAGCCCTTCGCATTGTCTGTTCTAATAACTTCCCCCAATCTCTTCCTCCAGCTATATATGATATCTTTAATTTCTTGATCCGACATGTTCAAAGATTTATGAATCCAATTACGGAAGGCGGCAGCCTCATCAGATTCACGAAGCTTTATCAAAGAGTCTATATCAAATTTCGAGCCGACAGGTAATGTAGGAATGTCTGCAATTTCAATAATTCTGGTCAGTTCGCCTCGAGTGTCATTTTCGGTCAGAACTCCTGAAAGAAAATCGAGCCGTATTGCCGTTATACTAGCCTGGACAGGATTTAAACCAGCAATAGCATTGACAGCCTGCATCCGCTGAATCTGCAAGTTTGTTCCAGTTATTTCAAAAAAGCGTTTCTTGAATAATTCATGAATTTCAACATCATTCTTACCAAGAAGCGCGCCGAGATTTGTATTAATTTGAAATACATCTTGCGACACTTCTTCTAACCCAATCTCGATGTTTAGAGCATACACCGGAATCGTATAATCTTTGGCCAGCGAATCCAACAACGTACTAGTTATTAGATTTGGCTTTGAATTTAAGTCATCACGAAAATCATTGCTTGTATTAAGGAACCTCTGAATAAGTCCCAGCCAGATGGGGTAAAATAGCATTGAGCCAACGAAAATAGCACAAGCCATGCACCAAGTCAGCTTTGCCGAAGCCGAATACCGCAACAAGCGCCGCAAGACCCGCCGCGAGAAGTTCCTAGAGCAGATGGAATCTCTGGTTCCCTGGGAGCGCCTGGAAGCGAAGATCGAGCCCTTTTATCCGAAGGCCGGGCGCGGTCGCCAACCGTACCCGCTACAGGTCATGCTGAGAATCCATTGTATGCAGCTGTCCTACAACCTCAGTGATCCCGCGATGGAGGACTCACTTTACGAGATTGAGTCCATGCGCCATTTTAGCGGATTGACACTGACAGA carries:
- a CDS encoding transposase; protein product: MLLKIILFAYAKGITSSREIQWQCENNIIFKALSCDTVPHFTSIASFVSGYPDAIESVFEQVLLVCDQQGLLGNELFAIDGCKMPSDASKEHSGTFKELEQKRDKIQKKIRHCIEEHKRLDGRKPKERDRKKQLAQATETLQKHFDKIDQFLKTATPRKGQGKNQKEVKSNITDNESAKMTTSKGTIQGYNGIAAVDKEHQIIVEAQAFGSGQEQHTLKSILDGIRKRYRDTGIHDDILKSQVIITADTGFSSEENNDYLRKENINAYIPDNKFRSRDKAFSKQKKKYGKRNQYNAKGQKKIIPASEFQIDAKNKICICPAGKSLWFVGESRPVKGKRKLVFEGNLTDCRSCQLKDQCMRNPSAADTREGHGRQVSITVTNGHTATDWMKRRIDSQEGKLIYGHRMSVVEPVFGNTGTNKGLNRFTLRGLDKVQGQWRMFCLVHNIEKLMNYGAIH
- a CDS encoding lysozyme inhibitor LprI family protein, whose protein sequence is MRNIFLVLFFLSGVVFASEEGGACSGMEHSGDLLCKGDTFVKPCDLGSNWGVTGCNYLRIVEAESELSSIYEKVLTQIENNESASKAKNEFMSAQEKWIEFKDSTCLFMDKSSIARGEWNEQYCILQMTKSRMEALKSYLAHLESLKCGSLECHKSAQW